The following are from one region of the Gloeomargarita lithophora Alchichica-D10 genome:
- a CDS encoding DHH family phosphoesterase, which translates to MSNEPTDPNAHPSLASDLEPEPAGELPVEISPTMNNGHSVNGNGSMVLVAPPVERVRRFSDHRLDELHWLLTKHGGERHLVILQDFPDPDALSCGWAYLLIAQQYDIRCDLVYAGAISHQENIALVKLTGMPVQNWPTSTLKDRDWHSYQGCVFVDNQGATSQLTQWVQQMELSVVAVIDHHAGGDIVAEFVDIRPNIKATATILTQYLQGELLVLDRNVGEHIKCATALIHGIRSDTNGLLQAQEDDLLAVAYLSRYYDPQLLRSILQVNRSKQAMDVIERALKNRMIQNNFSLSGVGYLRYDARDAIPQAADFLVTEDNVHTAVVYGIVYDKDRERELVIGSLRTSKLTLDPDEFLKEAFGHDPQGRFFGGGRSQAGGFEIPMGFLAGLNDNPNYANLKWEVYDTQIKQKLLRLISPERINPEKKAQGS; encoded by the coding sequence ATGAGTAACGAACCCACCGACCCGAATGCCCATCCCAGCCTTGCTTCAGACTTAGAACCGGAGCCTGCTGGTGAATTGCCGGTTGAGATCAGCCCGACCATGAACAATGGCCATAGCGTCAATGGCAATGGCAGTATGGTGCTGGTAGCGCCACCGGTGGAACGGGTGCGGCGCTTTAGTGACCATCGCCTGGATGAATTGCACTGGCTGTTGACCAAACACGGGGGGGAACGGCATCTGGTGATTTTGCAGGATTTCCCTGACCCGGATGCCCTCTCCTGCGGGTGGGCGTATCTGCTGATTGCCCAGCAGTATGATATTCGGTGTGACCTGGTGTATGCGGGAGCGATTAGCCACCAGGAAAATATTGCCCTGGTGAAATTGACGGGAATGCCGGTGCAAAACTGGCCGACCTCCACCCTCAAGGATCGGGATTGGCACAGCTACCAGGGTTGTGTGTTTGTGGATAACCAGGGGGCGACCAGCCAGTTGACCCAGTGGGTACAGCAGATGGAATTGTCGGTGGTAGCGGTGATTGACCACCATGCGGGGGGGGATATTGTGGCCGAGTTTGTGGATATTCGTCCCAATATCAAGGCTACGGCGACGATTTTGACCCAGTACCTCCAGGGGGAATTGCTGGTTTTGGATCGCAATGTGGGGGAACACATCAAGTGCGCTACCGCTTTGATCCACGGCATTCGTTCCGATACCAATGGTCTGCTCCAAGCCCAGGAGGATGACCTGTTGGCAGTGGCCTACCTCAGCCGTTATTACGACCCCCAACTCCTGCGTTCGATCCTCCAGGTGAATCGCAGTAAACAGGCGATGGATGTGATCGAGCGGGCGTTGAAAAATCGCATGATCCAAAATAATTTTTCCCTCTCCGGGGTCGGGTATCTGCGCTACGATGCCCGCGATGCGATTCCCCAGGCCGCCGATTTTTTGGTCACCGAGGACAATGTTCATACAGCGGTAGTCTATGGCATTGTTTATGACAAAGACCGGGAGCGGGAATTGGTGATCGGTTCCCTGCGGACGAGTAAATTAACCCTCGACCCGGATGAATTTCTCAAAGAAGCCTTTGGCCATGACCCCCAGGGGCGTTTTTTTGGGGGAGGCCGCTCCCAGGCGGGGGGTTTTGAAATTCCGATGGGTTTTTTGGCGGGGTTAAACGACAATCCCAACTACGCCAACTTGAAATGGGAGGTGTACGACACCCAAATTAAACAAAAACTCCTGCGCTTAATCAGCCCCGAACGCATCAACCCAGAGAAAAAGGCGCAAGGTTCCTGA
- a CDS encoding bifunctional sterol desaturase/short chain dehydrogenase, whose amino-acid sequence MGVNWLAFAATACGSLVLTEILRDAYHALCHQIPALERWHNRHHAAYRRDLSLVSLTAFRRSQLYHDITESIILLVIILTITLLTGAMGFWVGVIYAGLFLAGATRRYVWSVADTDYNHQPGALVEPPSAWWVNRTYHWRHHFDNVNAYYSGVFPLVDKVLGTGLSLKGKKVGVTGAAGALGQALCEELLRAGAQVTALTTHPEGFTAQPKIQVVGWQIGQERQLVPVLEKLDILIINHGVNVYGRRDFEAIDTALSVNALSVVQLMELFLGTVTGAEAKASKEIWINTSEAEVSPALSPLYELSKRLIGNLITLKRLDNICVIRKLILGPFKSKLNPYGVMSPQGVAQGIIALAKRDFRNIIITINPFTYILFPIKELGTSLYYRLFSRGA is encoded by the coding sequence ATGGGTGTGAATTGGCTGGCTTTTGCCGCTACTGCCTGCGGTTCTCTCGTCTTGACGGAAATTTTACGGGATGCCTACCACGCCCTTTGCCACCAAATCCCCGCCCTGGAACGCTGGCATAACCGCCATCACGCCGCCTATCGCCGGGATTTATCCTTGGTTTCCCTGACGGCTTTTCGCCGCTCCCAACTGTACCATGACATTACAGAGTCTATAATTTTGCTGGTGATTATACTAACAATTACTTTACTTACGGGTGCGATGGGCTTTTGGGTGGGGGTGATTTATGCGGGTTTATTTTTAGCGGGGGCGACCCGTCGTTATGTGTGGTCGGTGGCGGATACGGATTACAACCATCAGCCGGGGGCTTTGGTGGAGCCGCCGTCCGCCTGGTGGGTGAATCGCACCTATCACTGGCGGCACCATTTTGATAATGTGAATGCCTACTACAGCGGCGTGTTTCCCCTGGTGGATAAGGTGTTGGGCACGGGGTTGTCCCTGAAGGGCAAAAAAGTCGGGGTTACGGGAGCGGCTGGGGCGTTGGGGCAGGCTTTATGCGAAGAATTGTTGCGAGCCGGGGCGCAGGTGACGGCCTTGACCACCCATCCCGAAGGGTTCACCGCTCAGCCCAAAATTCAGGTGGTGGGCTGGCAAATCGGTCAAGAAAGGCAACTGGTACCGGTTTTAGAAAAATTAGATATTTTGATCATCAATCATGGGGTAAATGTATATGGACGCAGGGATTTTGAGGCAATAGATACAGCCCTATCGGTAAATGCCCTATCGGTAGTGCAACTGATGGAATTATTTTTAGGTACCGTCACCGGTGCGGAAGCTAAAGCTAGTAAAGAAATTTGGATCAATACATCCGAAGCGGAGGTTTCGCCCGCCTTGAGTCCTTTATATGAATTGAGCAAGCGTTTAATTGGCAATCTCATCACCCTGAAACGCTTGGATAATATCTGTGTGATTCGCAAGCTAATTCTTGGCCCTTTTAAGAGCAAACTTAATCCCTATGGGGTGATGTCTCCCCAAGGAGTTGCCCAGGGAATTATTGCCCTCGCTAAGCGGGATTTTCGCAACATTATTATTACCATTAACCCTTTCACCTACATTTTATTTCCCATCAAAGAGTTGGGAACTTCTTTGTATTATCGGTTGTTTAGCCGGGGGGCATAG
- a CDS encoding DUF5615 family PIN-like protein, whose translation MRILLDECVPRPLKHELADYEIRTVVEMGWSGKKNGELLRLMCQEGFTVLLTADQNLRYQQNLQQAGVAVVVLVASSNKLSDLLPLIPDACDVLDTIAPGEVIEVGGS comes from the coding sequence ATGCGAATCCTGCTTGATGAGTGTGTCCCACGTCCGTTAAAGCATGAGCTTGCCGATTACGAAATACGCACGGTTGTCGAGATGGGATGGTCAGGGAAAAAGAACGGTGAATTGTTGCGGTTGATGTGTCAGGAAGGTTTTACAGTCCTCCTCACCGCCGATCAAAATTTGCGTTATCAGCAAAACTTACAGCAAGCTGGAGTGGCCGTTGTTGTTCTTGTAGCATCTAGCAATAAGCTTTCTGACTTACTTCCACTGATACCAGATGCTTGTGACGTTTTAGATACCATTGCTCCGGGAGAAGTGATTGAAGTTGGCGGTTCCTGA
- a CDS encoding 6-carboxytetrahydropterin synthase yields the protein MRCIINRRAQFSASHCYSIPQWSEAENFRCFGKGSQFPGHGHNYILYVAMVGEIDECGMVLNLSEVKHVIRREVTEPLDNSFLNRAWPEFSQTLPTTEFIAYAIWHRLVPHLPLAQIQLYEHPQLWAEYQGDAMNAYLTVGTHFSAAHRLARVDFSETENYTTYGKCARPHGHGHNYHLEVTVRGKIDPVTGMLVDLVALQGVIDREVVEPLDHTFLNKDIPYFGDVVPTAEHIALYIVQLLQEPVRRLGAALHKVKLVESPNNSCEIYADDVRTVTPVPSLAVAASR from the coding sequence ATGCGTTGTATTATTAACCGGCGGGCGCAGTTTTCCGCCAGCCATTGTTACAGCATTCCCCAGTGGTCAGAGGCGGAAAATTTCCGCTGTTTTGGTAAGGGGAGCCAGTTTCCCGGCCACGGACACAATTACATTTTATATGTGGCGATGGTGGGGGAAATTGATGAATGTGGCATGGTTTTGAATCTATCGGAGGTAAAGCACGTCATTCGCCGGGAGGTGACCGAACCCCTGGACAATAGTTTTTTGAATCGGGCGTGGCCGGAATTTTCCCAAACCCTGCCCACCACGGAATTCATCGCCTACGCCATTTGGCACCGCCTCGTTCCCCATTTGCCCCTGGCGCAGATTCAGTTGTATGAACACCCCCAACTTTGGGCGGAATACCAAGGAGATGCCATGAACGCCTATTTGACCGTTGGAACCCACTTCAGTGCCGCCCACCGTTTGGCGCGGGTGGATTTTTCGGAGACGGAAAACTACACCACCTACGGCAAATGCGCCCGTCCCCACGGCCACGGCCACAATTATCACCTGGAGGTGACGGTGCGGGGGAAAATTGACCCGGTGACGGGAATGCTGGTGGATTTGGTTGCCCTGCAAGGGGTGATTGACCGGGAGGTGGTGGAGCCGTTGGATCACACCTTTTTGAACAAAGATATTCCCTACTTTGGGGACGTGGTGCCGACCGCAGAACATATTGCCCTGTATATTGTCCAGCTTTTGCAAGAACCAGTCCGCAGGTTGGGAGCCGCATTGCACAAGGTTAAATTGGTGGAAAGCCCCAACAATTCCTGTGAAATTTATGCAGATGATGTGCGAACGGTAACCCCAGTACCTTCCTTAGCTGTGGCGGCCAGTCGGTGA
- a CDS encoding DUF433 domain-containing protein has protein sequence MASISRVVHSDPEILGGTPVFVGTRVPMRTLLDYLEAGDSLEVFLDHFPSVSREQAIAVLELAKEMLAAYANPA, from the coding sequence ATGGCATCAATATCCCGTGTTGTTCACAGCGACCCTGAAATTCTGGGAGGAACCCCTGTTTTTGTGGGAACTCGTGTGCCCATGAGAACCTTACTTGATTATCTTGAGGCGGGCGATTCACTAGAGGTATTTTTAGACCATTTCCCTAGTGTCAGTCGAGAACAGGCGATTGCAGTCCTTGAATTAGCCAAGGAAATGTTGGCCGCCTATGCGAATCCTGCTTGA
- a CDS encoding Uma2 family endonuclease: MEAFLENPPERYEWVDEKLVGIREMTAKTGRIQARLAYHWRSHMISSGQGGEIYTETACRTVGRVRCPDVAYLPPALVHEFGDFKVLPHSFSLIAEIVSPTDAAEDVFTKVREYLASNAQEVWLIFPESRWLMMITADSQRLLPESQNATTIKVLPGFSLPVGELIA; this comes from the coding sequence TTGGAGGCATTTCTTGAAAACCCGCCAGAGCGTTATGAATGGGTTGATGAAAAACTGGTCGGGATCAGGGAAATGACCGCAAAAACAGGACGCATTCAAGCCAGATTGGCTTATCACTGGCGCAGCCACATGATTTCCAGCGGGCAAGGTGGTGAAATCTATACCGAAACGGCCTGTCGCACGGTGGGGCGAGTACGTTGTCCTGATGTGGCTTACCTGCCACCGGCATTGGTGCATGAATTTGGTGATTTCAAGGTTCTACCCCATAGTTTTTCCCTCATTGCGGAAATTGTTTCGCCCACAGATGCGGCTGAAGATGTTTTTACCAAAGTTAGAGAATACTTAGCATCCAATGCCCAAGAAGTTTGGCTCATTTTCCCTGAAAGTCGCTGGCTGATGATGATTACGGCGGATTCCCAACGGTTATTGCCAGAATCTCAAAATGCGACCACCATCAAGGTCTTACCTGGATTTAGCCTTCCTGTTGGTGAGTTGATTGCTTAA
- a CDS encoding 4-hydroxybenzoate solanesyltransferase, with amino-acid sequence MFSPKLNQMIGLIIRLLRWDKPTGRLILILPALWSLVLASGGRPPWDLLVVVVLGAVATSAAGCVVNDLWDHRLDAQVQRTRQRPLAAKHLPLWVAGVVAAVDLVCAYWLARYLNPLGFALAVLAVPVIVLYPSAKRWFPVPQAVLATAWGFAVLIPWAAVTGTVTAVTWWLWGAVWCWTLGFDTIYALPDREDDTRLGIYSSARFFGEYTPLAVAVLLGITLILLTGVGMATGLGGFYYLMLGITAVVWGKQVLQLRQIQPPSVYGRMFREQVVTGFLLLLGMLVPPVG; translated from the coding sequence ATGTTCTCCCCCAAATTGAACCAGATGATCGGTCTGATTATCCGCCTCCTGCGCTGGGATAAACCCACCGGACGGCTGATTTTGATCCTGCCTGCCCTGTGGTCGCTGGTGCTGGCGAGTGGGGGTCGCCCGCCCTGGGATTTGCTGGTGGTGGTGGTCTTGGGGGCGGTGGCAACCAGTGCCGCCGGTTGTGTGGTCAATGACCTGTGGGATCACCGGTTGGATGCCCAGGTGCAACGGACACGCCAGCGGCCTTTGGCGGCGAAGCACTTGCCTCTATGGGTGGCGGGGGTGGTGGCGGCGGTGGATTTGGTTTGTGCCTATTGGTTGGCTCGTTATCTAAATCCCTTGGGTTTTGCCCTGGCGGTGCTGGCGGTGCCGGTGATTGTCCTTTATCCCTCGGCCAAACGCTGGTTTCCGGTGCCGCAGGCGGTATTGGCGACGGCGTGGGGGTTTGCGGTGTTGATCCCCTGGGCGGCGGTGACGGGAACCGTGACGGCGGTGACCTGGTGGCTCTGGGGGGCGGTGTGGTGCTGGACGCTGGGGTTTGATACGATTTATGCCCTGCCCGACCGGGAGGATGACACGCGCCTGGGGATTTATTCCAGCGCTCGGTTTTTTGGCGAATATACCCCCCTGGCGGTGGCGGTTTTATTGGGAATAACCTTGATCTTACTCACGGGAGTTGGCATGGCGACGGGCTTGGGCGGTTTTTATTATCTGATGCTGGGGATAACGGCGGTGGTCTGGGGCAAACAGGTGCTTCAGTTACGGCAAATCCAACCCCCGTCGGTCTATGGCCGCATGTTTCGCGAGCAGGTGGTGACGGGTTTTTTGCTTTTGTTGGGGATGCTGGTACCCCCGGTTGGCTAA
- a CDS encoding lipoyl protein ligase domain-containing protein: MRAISLTSSAPWICLPLAVDSGQQQMHTDLELLRAHQRGEIRGAVRFYRWQPAAVSLGYHQHHWPVHWAHCRYQGQLLELVRRPSGGGAVLHQGDLCYTLVMGIVPGGYRHQYQRLNTWLIQGWQALGVPLSLGECPAGRGQTHCFAQATPADLVTGTGHKFIGSAQLRRGYSVLHQGSMQLAPDPELWNQVFASPAAPPMRIPSLRDVVAHLTATVGDYFDVT; this comes from the coding sequence ATGCGTGCTATTAGTCTAACATCATCGGCACCTTGGATTTGTTTGCCCCTGGCTGTGGATTCAGGTCAACAGCAGATGCACACCGACCTCGAACTTTTGCGTGCCCACCAACGGGGGGAAATCCGGGGCGCAGTCCGCTTCTATCGCTGGCAACCGGCGGCGGTTTCCCTGGGGTATCACCAGCACCATTGGCCAGTACATTGGGCGCATTGTCGCTATCAGGGTCAACTTTTGGAATTGGTGCGCCGTCCGTCCGGGGGTGGGGCGGTGTTGCACCAGGGGGATTTGTGTTACACGCTGGTCATGGGGATCGTCCCCGGCGGCTACCGGCACCAGTACCAACGGCTGAATACCTGGTTAATTCAAGGTTGGCAAGCCCTGGGGGTGCCTTTATCCTTGGGAGAATGTCCGGCGGGGCGGGGACAGACCCATTGTTTTGCCCAAGCCACCCCGGCGGATTTGGTCACGGGAACGGGGCATAAATTCATTGGCAGTGCCCAACTGCGCCGGGGCTACAGTGTTTTGCACCAGGGTTCGATGCAGTTGGCTCCTGACCCGGAGTTGTGGAACCAGGTCTTTGCCAGTCCCGCCGCCCCACCGATGCGAATCCCCTCCCTCCGGGATGTGGTGGCGCACTTGACCGCTACGGTTGGGGATTACTTTGATGTCACTTGA
- the def gene encoding peptide deformylase, producing MTSSTLTVSKSKVKTPPLQVEVLGSKTLRQAAKRVTQINHELRDLVAQMLRTMYSKDGIGLAAPQVGILKQILVLDIDPENPATAPLVLINPVVEAQGDTLAVGDEGCLSIPGVFLPVKRPVQVTVSFKDEGGKLHRRVFTDLTARVILHEIDHLQGVMFVDRVENPLALAQELTKNRFSLADVRRVRS from the coding sequence ATGACCAGTTCCACCCTGACGGTAAGCAAAAGCAAGGTAAAAACCCCGCCCCTACAGGTGGAGGTATTGGGCAGTAAGACATTGCGCCAGGCCGCCAAGCGGGTCACGCAAATCAACCACGAACTGCGGGATTTGGTTGCCCAGATGCTCAGGACGATGTACAGCAAAGATGGGATTGGCTTGGCCGCGCCCCAGGTGGGGATTTTGAAGCAAATTTTGGTGTTGGATATTGACCCGGAGAATCCGGCCACTGCGCCTTTGGTGTTGATCAATCCGGTGGTAGAAGCCCAAGGCGATACCCTGGCGGTGGGGGATGAGGGGTGCCTGAGCATTCCGGGGGTATTTTTACCGGTAAAACGTCCGGTGCAAGTAACGGTTAGTTTTAAGGATGAGGGGGGCAAACTACACCGGCGAGTGTTTACCGACCTGACGGCACGGGTGATTTTGCATGAGATTGACCACCTGCAGGGGGTGATGTTTGTGGATCGGGTGGAAAACCCCTTAGCCCTAGCGCAGGAGTTGACCAAAAACCGATTTTCCCTGGCGGATGTGCGGCGGGTGCGGTCGTGA
- a CDS encoding cyclic peptide export ABC transporter — MKLLFFLVQTSWWMVSLAIITGFLSGGSSAGLIALISRALVDGVTPLVIVAFIALAGVALATSIISQVMLIRLSQRAVFDLRLHLSRQMLQAELAHLEHLGSPRLLATLTEDVQAVANAVFAIPFLCIDAAIVVGSLVYITWLSWSVLFMVLGLTVVAIGSCQFFTHLGSQSLARAREKQDHLFQDFKGLTEGIKELKLHDQKQRVFVREHLMVHAQEFRRHSITGLTYFASTSSWGKLIFFFAIGFVLFSLPKLITLSPQTLSGYVLIFTYLMLPMENLVSNLPTLSRAGIALGKIESLGLSLSGSSELEPLNQPIQTQWQKLELQNVVHQYNATQDDHPFCFGPVSLTIFPGEIAMIVGGNGSGKSTLAKLITGLYTPQSGGIYLDDTLIDAQNRHWYRQHFAVVFADFYLFDSLLGLGEDSQMVYQYLKQLQLDHKVTVKNGQFSTTALSQGQRKRLGLLTAYLEDRPIYLFDEWAADQDPRFKEFFYTEFLPNLRAQGKTILVISHDDHYFHIADHLIKLDYGRIEYDKYVDSPRRNLGF, encoded by the coding sequence GTGAAACTCCTATTTTTTTTGGTGCAGACCTCCTGGTGGATGGTCAGCTTGGCAATTATCACCGGGTTCCTGAGTGGCGGTAGCAGTGCGGGCTTGATCGCCCTGATCAGCCGTGCCCTGGTGGACGGGGTGACCCCCCTGGTGATTGTGGCCTTTATTGCCCTGGCCGGGGTTGCCCTCGCCACCAGCATTATTTCCCAAGTGATGCTGATTCGCCTATCGCAACGGGCGGTTTTTGATTTACGTTTGCACCTGAGTCGGCAAATGCTCCAGGCCGAACTGGCGCACCTGGAACACCTCGGTTCTCCCCGCTTGCTGGCAACCCTCACGGAGGATGTGCAAGCAGTCGCCAATGCGGTTTTTGCCATTCCCTTTTTGTGTATTGATGCCGCCATTGTGGTGGGCAGTTTGGTCTATATTACCTGGCTGTCCTGGAGTGTTTTATTTATGGTCTTGGGGTTAACGGTGGTTGCCATCGGTAGCTGTCAATTTTTCACCCACTTGGGCAGTCAATCCCTCGCCCGTGCCCGGGAAAAACAAGACCATTTATTCCAGGATTTCAAAGGACTTACCGAAGGCATTAAAGAACTCAAACTCCACGACCAAAAACAACGGGTATTTGTGCGGGAACATCTGATGGTTCATGCCCAGGAATTTCGTCGCCATAGTATCACCGGCTTAACCTATTTTGCCAGTACGTCTAGTTGGGGAAAACTCATCTTCTTTTTTGCAATTGGGTTTGTTTTATTTAGCTTACCCAAACTCATCACCCTCAGCCCCCAAACCCTCTCCGGCTATGTTTTGATTTTTACCTATCTCATGCTTCCGATGGAGAATTTAGTGAGTAATTTACCCACCCTTAGCCGGGCGGGAATCGCCTTAGGTAAAATCGAATCCCTGGGCTTATCGCTATCCGGTTCCAGTGAATTAGAACCCCTCAATCAACCCATCCAGACCCAATGGCAAAAGTTAGAATTGCAGAATGTAGTCCATCAGTATAACGCCACCCAAGACGACCATCCCTTCTGTTTTGGCCCCGTGAGTTTGACCATTTTTCCCGGTGAAATCGCCATGATCGTCGGGGGTAATGGCAGTGGTAAATCCACCCTTGCTAAGTTAATTACCGGCTTATACACGCCCCAATCCGGGGGCATTTACCTGGACGACACCTTGATTGATGCCCAGAATCGCCATTGGTATCGGCAACATTTTGCCGTGGTATTTGCCGATTTTTATCTATTTGATAGCCTGTTGGGTTTGGGGGAAGATAGCCAGATGGTTTATCAATATCTGAAACAACTACAATTGGATCACAAAGTCACGGTGAAAAATGGACAATTTTCCACCACTGCCCTCTCCCAAGGACAACGCAAACGCCTGGGTTTATTGACTGCTTATTTGGAAGACCGGCCCATCTATCTATTTGACGAATGGGCGGCGGATCAAGACCCCCGTTTCAAGGAGTTTTTTTACACCGAATTTCTCCCCAATTTACGGGCGCAGGGGAAGACCATACTCGTAATTAGTCACGATGATCATTATTTTCATATTGCCGATCATTTAATTAAGCTCGATTATGGCCGAATTGAATACGATAAATATGTGGATAGCCCCCGGAGAAATTTAGGGTTTTGA
- a CDS encoding TRAP transporter large permease gives MDDGAWLGPLMFLGALIFLATGYPVAFALGGVAILFALVGVGLGVFDPLFLTALPYRIVGIMSNYTLLAIPYFILLGSLLEQSGVAERLLTVMASWFGRLRGGLGVAVILVGALLAATTGVVAATVVAMGLISLPVMLRHGYQTELATGVIAASGTLGQIIPPSVVLVVLGDQLGVPVGDLFVGSLLPGLVLAGMYIVYTLILAYLRPHLAPALTDLPKEPLLNVIRAVVPPLGLVLLVLGSIFFGVATPTEAGAVGCVGAAILAAFEGKLTWAVAWRVCEATVRTTSMAMLILIGSTAFSLVFRGVDGDQFVYDLLLNLPGGRAGFLLFSMGLVFVLGFFIDFFEIAFIVVPLLIPAAQQLGTDLVWFGVLLGANLQTSFLTPPFGFALFYLKSVAPPTVTTGQIYRGVMPFIGVQLVLIVLIIYFPALVTVWLN, from the coding sequence ATGGATGATGGGGCGTGGTTGGGGCCGCTGATGTTTCTGGGGGCGTTGATTTTTCTGGCGACGGGTTATCCGGTGGCGTTTGCCCTGGGCGGGGTAGCGATTCTGTTTGCCCTGGTGGGGGTGGGTTTGGGGGTGTTTGATCCCCTGTTTCTCACGGCTTTGCCCTACCGGATTGTTGGCATCATGTCCAACTACACCCTGCTGGCGATTCCCTATTTCATCCTGCTGGGGTCATTGCTGGAGCAGTCGGGGGTGGCGGAACGCCTGCTAACGGTGATGGCGAGCTGGTTTGGTCGCCTGCGGGGGGGGCTGGGGGTGGCGGTGATTCTGGTAGGGGCATTACTGGCGGCGACGACCGGGGTGGTGGCGGCAACGGTGGTGGCGATGGGGTTAATTTCTCTGCCGGTAATGTTGCGGCATGGCTATCAAACGGAACTGGCGACGGGGGTGATCGCCGCTTCTGGCACCCTGGGGCAGATTATCCCGCCGAGTGTGGTGCTGGTGGTGCTGGGGGATCAGTTGGGGGTGCCGGTGGGGGATTTGTTTGTGGGTTCTCTCCTGCCGGGGTTGGTTCTAGCTGGAATGTATATTGTTTATACATTAATTTTGGCCTACCTTCGTCCCCATCTGGCTCCTGCCTTGACCGATTTGCCAAAAGAACCATTGTTAAATGTAATACGAGCGGTGGTGCCGCCCTTGGGGTTGGTGCTGCTGGTGTTGGGGAGTATTTTCTTTGGGGTTGCCACACCAACGGAGGCGGGGGCGGTGGGGTGCGTGGGGGCGGCGATTTTGGCGGCTTTTGAGGGTAAACTCACCTGGGCGGTGGCGTGGCGGGTTTGTGAAGCCACCGTGCGGACGACCAGCATGGCGATGCTGATTTTGATTGGCTCTACGGCCTTTAGTTTGGTCTTTCGGGGGGTGGATGGGGATCAGTTTGTGTATGATTTACTGTTGAATTTACCAGGGGGACGGGCGGGTTTTTTATTGTTTAGCATGGGTTTAGTATTTGTTTTGGGCTTTTTTATTGATTTTTTTGAAATTGCATTTATCGTAGTGCCGTTGCTCATCCCGGCGGCACAACAACTGGGGACGGATTTGGTCTGGTTTGGGGTGCTGTTGGGAGCCAATTTGCAAACCTCGTTTTTAACGCCCCCCTTTGGGTTTGCCCTGTTTTATCTCAAAAGTGTGGCACCGCCAACGGTTACCACGGGGCAGATTTACCGGGGGGTAATGCCGTTTATTGGGGTGCAATTAGTTTTAATAGTGTTAATTATCTACTTCCCGGCGTTGGTCACGGTTTGGCTGAATTAG
- a CDS encoding GUN4 domain-containing protein has translation MADFSTLESLPPKQQWVWLGEWLQGGAEPGRELLDYLQKRAQLPEFPQVLDGRMYELLWRSELPELQGAAKETFPQGIVPLLSERSQDYTPLLIHILSEQWQTADQWTRQRLCQLAGADTRGWLYFSEVQRIPVLDLQTIDALWRLHSLGQFGFRVQRRVWLGCRRNWDKFWRTIGWYADGTWPRYPQGFTWNVTAPLGHLPLADQKRGVRVLEALLQHPAWETGN, from the coding sequence GTGGCTGATTTCTCTACCCTAGAATCCCTCCCCCCCAAACAGCAGTGGGTCTGGCTGGGGGAATGGCTCCAGGGGGGGGCAGAACCGGGGCGGGAGTTGCTGGATTATTTGCAAAAGCGGGCGCAGTTACCGGAGTTTCCCCAAGTCCTAGACGGGCGGATGTACGAATTGCTCTGGCGCTCCGAACTGCCCGAATTGCAAGGGGCGGCCAAGGAAACATTTCCCCAGGGGATTGTACCGCTTTTGTCTGAGCGCTCCCAGGATTATACGCCTTTACTCATTCATATATTGTCTGAACAATGGCAAACCGCCGACCAATGGACACGCCAGCGGTTATGCCAACTGGCTGGGGCGGACACCCGGGGCTGGCTGTACTTTAGCGAGGTGCAGAGAATCCCCGTCCTCGACCTGCAAACCATAGATGCCCTGTGGCGACTGCATTCCCTGGGGCAGTTTGGCTTTCGGGTGCAACGGCGGGTTTGGCTGGGGTGCAGGCGGAATTGGGATAAATTTTGGCGGACGATTGGCTGGTATGCGGATGGCACCTGGCCTCGCTATCCCCAGGGTTTTACCTGGAATGTGACTGCCCCGCTGGGACATTTACCCCTAGCGGATCAAAAGCGGGGGGTGCGAGTTTTGGAGGCATTGCTCCAACATCCGGCGTGGGAAACGGGGAATTAG